From Acidimicrobiia bacterium, a single genomic window includes:
- a CDS encoding helix-turn-helix transcriptional regulator yields the protein MRWNLRMKAAEEGIWKSTEMRRRLADAGLEISAGKMSALWTGTPTTIRLDDLDVFCHVLDCGPDDLLIPEPDKVEATKPTTAATAEQGTTPIRPGRNRTKPPA from the coding sequence ATGCGTTGGAATCTGCGAATGAAGGCCGCCGAGGAGGGCATCTGGAAGTCCACCGAGATGCGACGCCGACTAGCAGATGCCGGTCTGGAGATCAGCGCAGGGAAGATGTCGGCGCTGTGGACGGGAACACCCACCACCATCCGCCTTGACGACCTCGACGTGTTCTGCCATGTGCTCGACTGCGGTCCGGATGATCTGCTGATCCCCGAACCGGACAAGGTCGAAGCCACCAAACCCACCACGGCAGCCACCGCCGAACAGGGGACAACGCCGATCCGACCCGGCCGGAACCGGACCAAGCC